One Anaerotignum faecicola genomic window carries:
- a CDS encoding IS3 family transposase has product MKLGKLRYESKYLAIRHFHETEQWSIAWMCKQLEISRAAYYKWLDREIPKQESENLKLAELIKEYDQRFGHILGYRRMTSWVNRFNHTAY; this is encoded by the coding sequence GTGAAGCTTGGAAAGCTGCGTTACGAATCAAAATATTTAGCAATCAGACATTTCCATGAAACAGAGCAGTGGAGCATTGCATGGATGTGCAAACAGCTTGAAATCTCAAGGGCGGCTTATTATAAATGGCTGGACCGGGAGATTCCGAAACAGGAATCGGAAAATCTTAAGCTGGCAGAACTGATTAAAGAATACGATCAACGCTTTGGCCATATCTTAGGCTATCGAAGAATGACTTCATGGGTCAATCGCTTTAACCATACTGCTTAT